A single genomic interval of Porphyromonas sp. oral taxon 275 harbors:
- the dprA gene encoding DNA-processing protein DprA, with protein sequence MITLDPKLRYALALALMPGVGPQHVRTLGACFEDISQPFLEPQLLDQHFPRMQRRVRVLFESAQILCEADRLLERCQQLALTPLFLLDPNYPQALAECPDAPLILYARGASEVLQQAPLISIVGTRQASSYGLQMTGRIVTELSEVLPQSPIVSGLAYGIDIEAHRRALQLGTPCVAVLAHGLDRLYPSVHRPEAERILSSGGVLVSEYPPGTPTQRKQFVARNRIIAGLSVATILPEAGLSSGSLSTARLALSYGREVFTLPGRITDEQSAGCLELLKRGEAQLLSTASDLLDALSWLGTSTPSPRPQPEQAKPAAPAPRPHYDDPLLQLLADQGALSLDELARALGRPMSQLSEELLDLELEGRIVTLPGDSYRLA encoded by the coding sequence ATGATCACCCTTGACCCTAAGCTACGCTATGCCCTCGCCCTTGCCCTCATGCCTGGTGTGGGGCCGCAGCATGTGCGCACCCTCGGAGCATGCTTCGAGGACATCAGCCAGCCCTTCCTCGAGCCACAGCTCCTCGACCAGCACTTCCCGCGCATGCAGCGCAGAGTACGTGTGCTCTTCGAGTCGGCCCAGATCCTCTGTGAGGCAGACAGACTCCTCGAGCGCTGCCAGCAGCTGGCTCTGACGCCGCTCTTCCTTCTAGATCCCAACTACCCCCAGGCTCTGGCCGAATGCCCCGACGCCCCCCTCATCCTCTATGCGCGTGGGGCGAGCGAAGTGCTGCAGCAGGCGCCCCTCATCAGTATCGTGGGTACAAGACAAGCCAGTAGCTACGGCCTGCAGATGACGGGACGTATCGTCACCGAGCTCAGCGAAGTCCTTCCGCAGAGCCCCATCGTCAGCGGACTGGCCTATGGCATCGACATCGAGGCACACCGACGGGCGCTGCAGCTGGGGACGCCCTGCGTCGCCGTCCTGGCGCATGGGCTGGATCGCCTCTACCCCAGCGTCCACCGCCCCGAGGCGGAGCGTATCCTCTCGAGCGGAGGGGTACTGGTCAGTGAGTATCCGCCAGGCACGCCAACGCAGCGTAAGCAGTTCGTCGCGCGCAATAGGATCATCGCTGGGCTGAGCGTAGCAACCATCCTCCCCGAGGCGGGGCTAAGCAGCGGTTCGCTCTCCACAGCACGGCTCGCCCTCAGCTATGGTCGCGAAGTCTTTACCCTCCCAGGACGCATCACGGACGAGCAGAGCGCAGGCTGCCTCGAGCTGCTGAAGCGCGGCGAGGCACAGCTCCTGAGCACGGCGAGCGACCTCCTCGACGCCCTCAGTTGGCTGGGGACAAGCACTCCCAGCCCAAGGCCCCAGCCCGAGCAAGCAAAGCCAGCAGCGCCAGCCCCTCGCCCACACTACGACGATCCGCTCCTGCAGCTGCTCGCCGACCAAGGGGCGCTCAGTCTAGACGAGCTAGCGCGAGCGCTTGGCCGCCCTATGTCGCAGCTGAGCGAGGAGCTGCTTGACCTCGAGCTCGAGGGCCGCATCGTCACCCTCCCTGGAGATAGCTACCGCCTTGCCTAG
- a CDS encoding family 20 glycosylhydrolase, translating into MNKLFVSLACALSLGYLATAAPMKTSLASYNQGINIIPQPKELIQGKGSFALTAKTPLLAQGDSAYIIARFFAEKLQRSTGYQLPVRSSSSAQPGAIYLRIDPSLPLGHEGYQLKSSPRGVEVVGRTGAGLYYGMQSLLQLLPAEVESPSLVKTTRWSIPAVTIQDEPRFEYRGALVDVCRHFLTVEDMKQHIDLLSMFKINRLHWHLTEDQGWRIEIKKYPRLTSVGSKRIEGDGKEYGGYYTQEQIKEIVKYASDRFVTIVPEVELPGHAMGAIASYPELTCFPYRRVYQVRNIWGVEQDVFCAGKESTFQFIQDVLDEVVPLFPGQYFHIGGDECPKIRWKECPNCQKRIKDEGLKDEHELQSYVIRRAEKMLARYGKKLIGWDEILEGGLAPTATVMSWQGEKGGIQAANMGHDVIMTPGSGGLYIDHYQGDPKIEPVAICCYSTLEKVYSYNPIPEAIAPDKRHHIKGAQANLWAEYLYTTPLMQYRAFPREIALAEAVWTPLEKKNYKDFERRLDNAYVRLDQHKVNYHIPLPEQPLPGSRQSASLSYVAFTDTTSLTLQTTRPIRIVYTTDGSEPTAKSQTYTQPLHISKSLVVKVASVLPSGKLSRVRAITFDKQSLSPAVELTTPTPGLRTKTSVGNYYSAADFASATNWTEGVVKTTQELRPDRLNNHMDEIKRKAVVGEGYIKIPADGSYVFSTNLDQMYLDGELFIDNSGETSKFSRRDKSRALKAGWHRVKFVFVGAVRGGFPTYWEDTKVEYRKLEDAKFSTVTAEMLAH; encoded by the coding sequence ATGAACAAGCTCTTCGTCAGCCTAGCCTGTGCCCTTAGCTTGGGCTACCTCGCGACGGCTGCACCCATGAAGACCTCCCTTGCCTCCTACAACCAAGGGATCAATATCATCCCACAGCCCAAGGAACTCATCCAGGGCAAGGGGAGCTTCGCCCTCACGGCCAAGACCCCGCTGCTGGCCCAGGGCGACTCCGCCTACATCATCGCGCGCTTCTTCGCCGAGAAGCTCCAGCGCTCCACGGGCTACCAGCTTCCCGTTCGTTCCTCCTCTAGTGCTCAGCCCGGAGCGATCTACCTCCGCATTGATCCCAGCCTACCGCTTGGGCACGAGGGCTACCAGCTCAAGAGCAGCCCCCGCGGGGTCGAGGTCGTAGGCCGCACGGGCGCAGGCCTCTACTATGGGATGCAGAGCCTGCTGCAGCTCCTGCCTGCTGAGGTCGAGTCCCCTAGCCTCGTGAAGACGACACGCTGGAGCATCCCTGCGGTCACCATCCAGGACGAACCCCGCTTCGAGTACCGCGGTGCGCTGGTCGACGTCTGCCGCCACTTCCTCACCGTCGAGGATATGAAGCAGCACATCGACCTCCTGAGCATGTTCAAGATCAACCGTCTACACTGGCACCTCACGGAGGATCAGGGCTGGCGCATCGAGATCAAGAAGTACCCTCGCCTGACCAGTGTCGGCTCCAAGCGTATCGAGGGCGACGGCAAGGAGTATGGTGGCTACTATACTCAGGAGCAGATCAAGGAGATCGTCAAGTACGCCTCCGACCGCTTCGTCACCATCGTTCCCGAGGTAGAGCTACCAGGCCATGCCATGGGGGCTATCGCCTCTTATCCTGAGCTGACCTGCTTCCCCTACCGCCGCGTCTATCAGGTGCGCAACATCTGGGGCGTAGAGCAGGACGTCTTCTGCGCGGGTAAGGAATCGACCTTCCAGTTCATCCAGGACGTCCTCGACGAGGTAGTCCCCCTCTTCCCAGGCCAGTACTTCCATATCGGGGGGGATGAGTGCCCCAAGATCCGCTGGAAGGAGTGCCCCAACTGTCAGAAGCGTATCAAAGACGAAGGGCTCAAGGATGAGCACGAGCTACAGAGCTATGTCATCCGTCGTGCCGAGAAGATGCTGGCGCGCTACGGCAAGAAGCTGATCGGCTGGGATGAGATCCTCGAGGGCGGCCTAGCCCCCACGGCCACCGTCATGAGCTGGCAGGGAGAGAAGGGCGGCATCCAGGCAGCCAACATGGGACACGACGTCATCATGACTCCCGGTAGCGGCGGTCTCTACATCGACCACTACCAGGGTGACCCCAAGATCGAGCCCGTAGCCATCTGCTGCTACTCTACGCTGGAGAAGGTCTACTCCTACAATCCCATCCCCGAGGCCATCGCGCCAGACAAGCGCCACCACATCAAGGGCGCGCAGGCCAACCTCTGGGCGGAGTACCTCTACACGACACCGCTGATGCAGTACCGTGCCTTCCCCCGCGAGATCGCCCTGGCGGAGGCCGTATGGACGCCGCTGGAGAAGAAGAACTACAAGGACTTCGAGCGTCGCCTGGATAATGCCTACGTGCGCCTCGACCAGCATAAGGTCAACTACCACATCCCGCTGCCCGAGCAGCCCCTGCCCGGTAGCCGTCAGAGCGCCTCGCTGAGCTACGTAGCCTTCACCGACACCACCAGCCTCACGCTCCAGACCACGCGCCCCATCCGCATCGTCTACACGACGGACGGCAGCGAGCCTACGGCCAAGTCCCAGACCTACACCCAGCCCCTGCACATCTCGAAGAGCCTGGTCGTCAAGGTCGCCTCGGTACTGCCCTCGGGCAAGCTGAGCCGCGTACGCGCCATCACCTTCGACAAGCAGAGCCTCTCGCCTGCCGTCGAGCTCACCACGCCTACGCCTGGCCTGCGCACCAAGACCTCCGTCGGCAACTACTACAGTGCGGCGGACTTCGCCTCCGCGACTAACTGGACGGAGGGCGTCGTCAAGACCACGCAGGAGCTGCGTCCCGATAGGCTGAATAACCACATGGACGAGATCAAGCGCAAGGCCGTCGTCGGCGAGGGCTATATCAAGATCCCCGCAGATGGTAGCTATGTCTTCTCCACCAACCTTGACCAGATGTACCTCGACGGCGAGCTCTTCATCGACAACTCAGGCGAGACGTCCAAGTTCAGCCGTCGCGACAAGAGCCGTGCCCTCAAGGCAGGCTGGCACCGCGTGAAGTTCGTCTTCGTCGGTGCCGTACGTGGAGGCTTCCCCACCTACTGGGAGGACACCAAGGTCGAGTACCGCAAGCTGGAGGACGCTAAGTTCAGCACCGTCACCGCTGAGATGCTGGCCCACTAA
- the glyA gene encoding serine hydroxymethyltransferase, whose amino-acid sequence MNDSAIFKLIEEEHQRQLKGIELIASENFVSDEVMQAMGSCMTNKYAEGYPGKRYYGGCEVVDQSEQLAIDRIKELFGAEWANVQPHSGAQANMAVLLACLNPGDTFMGLNLAHGGHLSHGSPVNSSGLLYKAIDYNVREDTGYVDYEQMEQRALEHKPKLIIAGGSAYSREWDYARIRALADKIGAIFLVDMAHPAGLIAAGLLENPVKYAHIVTSTTHKTLRGPRGGIILMGKDFDNPWGKTTPKGEIKKMSALLDSAVFPGVQGGPLEHVIAAKAVAFYEALQPSFKEYGRQVKLNAQVMGEAFVRRGYGVVSGGTDNHCLLIDLRSKFPELTGKVAEKALVAADITVNKNMVPYDSRSAFQTSGIRVGTPAITTRGVKEDKMDYIVSLIDRVLSAPEDEAVIAAVRREVNELMVTYPMFAY is encoded by the coding sequence ATGAACGACTCAGCAATCTTCAAGCTCATCGAAGAGGAGCACCAACGCCAGCTCAAGGGCATTGAGCTCATCGCCTCGGAGAACTTCGTCAGCGATGAGGTCATGCAGGCCATGGGCAGCTGCATGACGAACAAGTACGCCGAAGGCTACCCTGGCAAGCGCTACTATGGTGGCTGCGAGGTGGTCGACCAGTCCGAGCAGCTCGCCATCGACCGCATCAAGGAGCTCTTCGGCGCCGAGTGGGCCAACGTGCAGCCGCACTCAGGGGCTCAGGCCAATATGGCTGTGCTCCTGGCATGCCTCAACCCCGGAGACACCTTCATGGGGCTCAACCTCGCTCACGGCGGGCACCTCTCTCACGGCTCGCCCGTCAATAGCTCGGGGCTCCTCTACAAGGCGATAGACTATAACGTCCGCGAGGATACGGGCTACGTAGACTACGAGCAGATGGAGCAGCGCGCCCTGGAGCACAAGCCCAAGCTGATCATCGCTGGGGGCTCGGCCTATTCACGCGAATGGGACTACGCCCGCATCCGTGCTCTCGCGGATAAGATCGGGGCGATCTTCCTCGTCGATATGGCGCACCCCGCTGGGCTCATAGCAGCAGGCCTGCTGGAGAATCCCGTGAAGTATGCCCACATCGTGACCTCCACGACACACAAGACGCTGCGCGGTCCTCGTGGGGGCATCATCCTCATGGGTAAGGACTTCGACAACCCCTGGGGCAAGACCACGCCCAAGGGTGAGATCAAGAAGATGTCTGCCCTACTCGACTCCGCTGTCTTCCCAGGTGTGCAGGGCGGCCCACTGGAGCACGTCATCGCAGCTAAGGCTGTGGCCTTCTATGAGGCCCTCCAGCCCTCCTTCAAGGAGTACGGCCGTCAGGTCAAGCTGAATGCCCAGGTCATGGGTGAGGCCTTCGTACGCCGTGGCTATGGCGTCGTCTCGGGCGGCACGGACAATCACTGCCTGCTGATCGACCTGCGCAGCAAGTTCCCTGAGCTCACCGGTAAGGTCGCCGAGAAGGCACTGGTAGCTGCCGACATCACGGTGAACAAGAATATGGTGCCCTACGACTCCCGCTCGGCCTTCCAGACCTCGGGCATCCGTGTCGGTACGCCTGCCATCACCACGCGCGGCGTCAAGGAGGACAAGATGGACTACATCGTATCGCTCATCGACCGCGTGCTCTCCGCCCCTGAGGACGAGGCTGTCATCGCTGCCGTACGTCGTGAGGTCAACGAGCTGATGGTCACCTATCCCATGTTCGCCTACTAG
- a CDS encoding ABC transporter permease produces MNKLYLVIEREFRSRIRMRSFWVMSLLFPILMLGIGATPIWLSKAGKERQEIIVLDATGQYAPLFQSDETYRFIPGDKPLDSYKTEGGSSAPAILAITDDLSVHPEAVQLFSHQQLPLGLERMLSARLSEYVTQQRIASYHIPELREAIAKTQAHIQVRTYRWDEIEPADGGGDEGGEELSAAGNQLPQGGRETKSEVLSIVGIVLTFLSYLFIMTYGGMVLQGVQEEKKSRIVEIMVSSVSPQQLMMGKIIGIGLVGILQLLIWALLILVGAGVATHALGISLDPKLAAAASTEGWSAILSQLARLDYVGILISFLLYFVGGYLFFASILAAMSATVSSDEEAGQLMMPLVLLLVFSMYAGMAGAENPNGSLAFWTSMCPLTSPVVMMVRLPFGVPLWQLALSLSLLYASFVGTSYLGGRIYRTGILLYGKRPGLKELWRWLRYR; encoded by the coding sequence ATGAATAAGCTATACCTCGTCATCGAGCGGGAGTTCCGCTCGCGCATCCGCATGAGATCCTTCTGGGTCATGAGCCTCCTTTTCCCCATCCTCATGCTGGGGATCGGGGCCACCCCGATCTGGCTCAGCAAGGCGGGCAAGGAGCGGCAGGAGATCATCGTCCTCGATGCTACCGGGCAGTACGCCCCCCTCTTCCAGAGCGACGAGACCTATCGCTTCATCCCTGGGGACAAGCCGCTCGACAGCTACAAGACCGAGGGGGGAAGTTCCGCTCCAGCCATCCTCGCCATTACCGATGACCTCAGTGTACACCCCGAGGCGGTGCAGCTCTTCTCGCACCAGCAGCTACCGCTCGGGCTGGAGCGTATGCTGAGTGCCCGACTATCGGAGTATGTGACGCAGCAGCGCATCGCCTCCTATCACATCCCCGAGCTACGCGAGGCCATCGCCAAGACGCAGGCGCACATCCAGGTACGCACCTATCGCTGGGATGAGATCGAGCCTGCTGATGGCGGCGGAGACGAAGGAGGAGAGGAGCTCTCCGCAGCTGGGAACCAACTTCCCCAAGGAGGCCGTGAGACCAAGAGTGAGGTCCTCAGCATCGTGGGCATCGTCTTGACCTTCCTCAGCTACCTCTTCATAATGACCTACGGCGGGATGGTGCTGCAGGGCGTGCAGGAGGAGAAAAAGAGCCGTATCGTCGAGATCATGGTCTCCTCCGTGAGCCCGCAGCAGCTCATGATGGGCAAGATCATCGGGATCGGACTCGTCGGCATCCTCCAGCTCCTCATCTGGGCGCTGCTCATCCTCGTAGGTGCGGGAGTAGCGACACACGCTCTAGGGATATCGCTCGACCCCAAGCTGGCCGCGGCGGCCTCTACCGAGGGCTGGAGCGCCATCCTCAGCCAGCTGGCTCGTCTGGACTATGTCGGCATCCTAATCTCCTTCCTCCTCTACTTCGTCGGGGGCTACCTCTTCTTTGCCTCCATCCTGGCGGCGATGAGCGCGACAGTCTCCTCGGATGAGGAGGCAGGCCAGCTGATGATGCCTCTGGTACTGCTGCTGGTCTTCTCCATGTATGCGGGGATGGCTGGGGCAGAGAACCCCAACGGTTCGCTGGCCTTCTGGACCTCGATGTGCCCGCTTACCTCGCCCGTAGTGATGATGGTACGCCTCCCCTTCGGCGTACCGCTCTGGCAGCTGGCTCTGAGCCTCTCGCTGCTCTACGCCTCCTTCGTCGGCACGAGCTACCTCGGAGGGCGCATCTACCGCACAGGGATCCTACTCTACGGCAAGCGCCCCGGCCTCAAGGAGCTCTGGCGCTGGCTCCGCTACCGCTAG
- a CDS encoding ABC transporter ATP-binding protein, with the protein MTAPSLLEIDMVSKHYDTKVALDQVSLSARQGRILGLLGPNGAGKSSLIRIINRITAPDRGEVFFDGHLLQQQDLSRIGYLPEERGLYPKMKVGEQIVYLARLKGMSRSQAERGARELLARLEGADWWDKRVNELSKGMQQKVQVVCTLLHDPELLIMDEPFSGFDPINAELLKQELLRLKAEGKTIILSTHNMQSVEELCDDIVLINQGQIVLRGQTEEVRRSYSTGRVRLAYDGVLPPSVTSDVRILERQASSMGGLLWLDAEGLSLRELVSSLPAELELCSLERELPSMHEIFLSAVSQSLSHPLAHE; encoded by the coding sequence ATGACAGCTCCCAGCCTCCTAGAGATCGACATGGTATCGAAGCACTACGATACCAAGGTCGCCCTCGATCAGGTATCGCTCAGCGCGCGCCAAGGGCGTATCCTAGGCCTTCTAGGGCCCAATGGCGCGGGCAAGAGCAGCCTGATACGCATCATCAACCGGATCACAGCGCCCGACCGCGGCGAGGTCTTCTTCGACGGCCACCTACTGCAGCAGCAGGACCTCAGCCGTATCGGCTACCTACCCGAGGAGCGTGGGCTCTACCCTAAGATGAAGGTCGGGGAGCAGATCGTCTACTTGGCTCGACTCAAGGGGATGAGTCGTAGCCAAGCCGAGCGAGGAGCCCGCGAGCTCCTCGCTCGGCTCGAGGGGGCCGACTGGTGGGATAAGCGCGTCAATGAGCTCTCCAAGGGGATGCAGCAGAAGGTGCAGGTCGTCTGCACCCTGCTCCACGACCCTGAGCTCCTCATCATGGACGAGCCCTTCAGCGGATTCGACCCCATCAACGCCGAGCTCCTCAAGCAGGAGCTCCTCCGCCTCAAGGCTGAGGGCAAGACCATCATCCTCTCGACGCACAACATGCAGAGCGTCGAGGAGCTCTGTGACGACATCGTCCTCATCAATCAGGGGCAGATCGTCCTCAGAGGGCAGACCGAGGAGGTACGTCGCAGCTACAGCACGGGACGCGTACGCCTGGCCTATGATGGAGTGCTCCCCCCGTCCGTCACCTCCGACGTCCGTATCCTAGAGCGGCAGGCCTCCAGCATGGGCGGCCTTCTGTGGCTCGATGCCGAGGGGCTCTCCCTACGTGAGCTCGTCTCGAGCCTCCCTGCGGAACTCGAGCTGTGCAGCCTCGAGCGAGAGCTACCCTCTATGCATGAGATCTTCCTCAGCGCCGTCAGTCAGTCCCTCAGCCATCCTCTCGCTCATGAATAA
- a CDS encoding DUF4836 family protein → MYITRLHRTACTLGLGILLLASCSKSSSYEQAIPRDAELVTAIHLDQLAQKAGLEDKTRKAKIQQALEKGLVSPDTKPFLQSLLSEPQKLGIDLRSPIYFYHSPRAKAAFLMRVSDRDDLEKQLKKLFSSTEFKQTEEQGYTLLSPKSGPEEQEIVAYDKKTLLIAVPEVGTQIKQLLQETMKPKKGQSFAETKYFEQLQQTKGDIRIYLDLKSLDKSSTLPAYAATEVSKMVFGANFESGRLRVTAQPVYKDKVEQQRIENRMKLIYAQSITGSLDKYLPKSPDLVVGINSNMAAAMKKLGLVATSNTEELGYMMLLNSLISGEGVLAISELGSSNNAYAYAESTQPDAIDSVAKWIGSEGLAAVDSTGAHQYRIQHDGMTFDMGHRNGINYLISSARVGELLQPQVGRPTPVYAEQIKGKHAYLFFDLEQFIQRSFLTPLFQAMTKPVAYQRLQKLQYVLMVADRTQGEVTLQLSTKDNALQFVLDTVLEAF, encoded by the coding sequence ATGTACATCACACGTCTACACCGCACGGCATGCACCCTAGGCCTAGGTATCCTCCTCCTAGCGAGCTGCAGCAAGTCCAGTTCCTACGAGCAGGCTATCCCTCGAGATGCTGAGCTCGTCACCGCCATCCACCTCGACCAGCTAGCGCAGAAGGCTGGCCTAGAGGACAAGACGCGCAAGGCCAAGATCCAGCAAGCGCTGGAGAAAGGACTCGTATCGCCCGATACCAAGCCCTTCCTACAGAGCCTCCTCTCTGAGCCTCAGAAGCTAGGGATCGACCTCCGCTCCCCCATCTACTTCTATCATAGCCCGCGTGCCAAGGCGGCCTTTCTGATGCGCGTAAGCGACCGCGACGATCTCGAGAAGCAGCTCAAGAAGCTCTTCAGCAGTACAGAGTTCAAGCAGACAGAGGAGCAGGGCTACACCCTACTTAGTCCCAAGTCGGGTCCTGAGGAGCAAGAGATCGTAGCCTACGACAAGAAGACGCTCCTCATCGCCGTCCCTGAGGTCGGCACACAGATCAAGCAACTCCTCCAGGAGACGATGAAGCCGAAGAAAGGGCAGTCCTTCGCTGAGACGAAGTACTTCGAGCAGCTCCAGCAGACCAAGGGCGATATCCGTATCTACCTAGACTTAAAGAGCCTCGACAAGAGCTCGACGCTGCCAGCTTACGCCGCCACAGAGGTGAGTAAGATGGTCTTCGGAGCGAACTTTGAATCGGGACGACTGCGTGTCACAGCACAGCCCGTATACAAGGACAAGGTAGAACAGCAAAGGATCGAGAATAGGATGAAGCTCATCTACGCCCAGAGCATCACGGGCTCCCTCGACAAGTATCTCCCCAAGTCCCCCGACCTCGTAGTCGGCATCAATAGTAACATGGCAGCAGCTATGAAGAAGCTAGGCCTAGTCGCGACATCTAATACAGAAGAGTTGGGTTATATGATGCTCCTCAACTCCCTCATCAGTGGAGAGGGGGTCTTGGCCATCTCCGAGCTTGGGTCTAGCAATAATGCCTATGCCTATGCAGAGAGCACACAGCCCGACGCCATAGATAGCGTAGCCAAGTGGATCGGGTCGGAAGGACTCGCTGCAGTAGACTCTACAGGAGCGCATCAGTACCGTATACAGCATGATGGGATGACCTTCGACATGGGGCATCGCAATGGGATCAATTACCTGATCAGCAGTGCACGTGTCGGCGAGCTCCTGCAGCCGCAGGTTGGCCGCCCTACACCTGTCTACGCCGAGCAGATCAAGGGCAAGCATGCCTACCTCTTCTTCGACCTCGAGCAGTTTATCCAGCGCTCCTTCCTCACCCCTCTGTTCCAGGCTATGACCAAGCCTGTAGCCTACCAGCGCCTACAGAAGCTACAGTACGTCCTCATGGTCGCGGACAGGACGCAGGGCGAGGTCACCCTACAGCTCTCGACGAAGGACAACGCGCTCCAGTTCGTTCTAGACACCGTCCTCGAGGCCTTCTAG